The proteins below come from a single Sphingomicrobium sediminis genomic window:
- a CDS encoding LemA family protein, protein MLETVVVLGVLAILLLFGVGIYNKLVRLRALVHEAFSGINVQLRRRADLIPNLVASVKGYASHEKDTLEAVIAQRGNAVQAKGVEATAAADGIMTGLLGRLMAVVEQYPDLKADVNFQKLQDELVQTENELQSARRYYNATARDLNTRIQSVPDNLIAGPFGFKTEPYYEDPDEAGIFQAPQVDFGNA, encoded by the coding sequence ATGCTTGAGACTGTCGTCGTACTTGGCGTCCTTGCCATCCTGCTGCTTTTCGGCGTCGGAATTTACAACAAGTTGGTGCGCCTGCGTGCGCTGGTCCACGAAGCCTTTAGCGGCATCAACGTCCAGCTGCGCCGCCGTGCCGACCTCATCCCGAACCTGGTTGCGAGCGTGAAGGGCTATGCCAGTCACGAGAAGGATACGCTGGAAGCAGTCATTGCCCAGCGTGGCAATGCGGTTCAGGCCAAAGGTGTGGAAGCCACCGCGGCAGCCGATGGCATCATGACCGGCCTGCTTGGTCGTCTCATGGCCGTGGTCGAGCAATATCCCGACCTCAAGGCCGACGTGAATTTCCAGAAGCTGCAGGACGAATTGGTCCAGACCGAAAACGAACTGCAGTCGGCGCGTCGCTACTACAACGCCACCGCGCGCGACCTGAACACCCGCATCCAGTCGGTGCCCGACAATCTCATCGCGGGGCCGTTCGGCTTCAAGACCGAGCCCTACTATGAGGATCCCGACGAGGCCGGCATTTTCCAGGCGCCTCAGGTCGACTTCGGAAACGCGTAA
- a CDS encoding acyl-CoA dehydrogenase has translation MLQKSKTKTLVPFDWEDPLNLADQLTEEERMVAETARAYAQEQLLPNVAKAFNEEAFDPDIMPQMGELGLLGATVAEEYGGAGLGYVSYGLIAREIERVDSGYRSACSVQSSLVMHPINAYGSEEQKRKYLPDLAKGTKVGCFGLTEPDAGSDPGGMRTNAKKIDGGYLLNGAKMWITNSPIADVFVVWAKSEAHDGKIRGFILEKGMKGLSAPQVKEKLSLRASITGEIVMDGVEVPEENLLPGVEGLKGPFGCLNVARYGISWGAMGAAEACYAAARNYQLERKQFGRPLAANQIPQLKLANMATEISLGLQASLRVGRLLEEDKLTPEMISIVKRNNCGKALEIARTARDMHGGNGISSEYPVMRHMVNLETVNTYEGTHDVHALILGRAITGISAF, from the coding sequence ATGCTTCAGAAATCCAAGACCAAGACCCTCGTCCCCTTCGATTGGGAAGACCCGCTCAACCTTGCCGACCAGCTCACCGAAGAAGAGCGCATGGTCGCCGAAACCGCCCGCGCCTATGCGCAGGAGCAGCTTCTTCCCAATGTCGCCAAGGCGTTCAACGAGGAAGCGTTCGATCCCGACATCATGCCCCAGATGGGCGAACTCGGCCTGCTCGGCGCGACAGTCGCGGAAGAATATGGCGGCGCAGGTCTCGGTTATGTGAGCTACGGCCTTATCGCGCGCGAGATCGAGCGCGTGGATTCGGGCTATCGGAGCGCCTGCTCGGTGCAGTCGAGCCTCGTCATGCATCCGATCAATGCCTACGGGTCGGAAGAACAGAAGCGCAAATATCTGCCCGACCTCGCCAAGGGCACGAAGGTCGGCTGTTTCGGCCTGACCGAGCCCGATGCCGGTTCTGATCCGGGCGGCATGCGCACCAACGCCAAGAAGATTGACGGCGGCTACCTGCTCAATGGCGCCAAGATGTGGATCACCAACTCGCCCATCGCCGACGTCTTCGTCGTGTGGGCCAAGTCGGAAGCGCATGACGGCAAGATCCGCGGCTTCATCCTCGAAAAGGGCATGAAGGGCCTGTCGGCACCGCAGGTGAAGGAAAAGCTGTCGCTCCGCGCCTCGATCACCGGCGAGATCGTCATGGACGGCGTCGAAGTGCCGGAGGAAAACCTACTGCCGGGCGTCGAGGGGCTCAAGGGCCCGTTCGGCTGTCTTAACGTCGCGCGCTACGGAATCAGCTGGGGCGCGATGGGCGCCGCGGAAGCCTGCTATGCTGCCGCGCGCAACTATCAGCTCGAGCGCAAGCAGTTCGGTCGCCCGCTCGCTGCCAACCAGATCCCGCAGCTGAAGCTTGCCAACATGGCGACCGAAATCAGCCTCGGCTTGCAGGCGAGCCTGCGCGTCGGTCGCCTGCTCGAGGAAGACAAGCTCACCCCCGAGATGATCTCGATCGTGAAGCGCAACAATTGCGGCAAGGCGCTGGAAATCGCTCGCACCGCGCGCGACATGCATGGCGGCAACGGTATTTCGAGCGAATATCCGGTCATGCGCCACATGGTGAACCTCGAGACGGTCAACACCTACGAGGGCACGCATGACGTCCATGCGCTCATCCTCGGCCGCGCAATTACGGGAATTTCCGCTTTCTAA
- a CDS encoding FMN-binding glutamate synthase family protein: MTDIGNAAEFLALAFIWVIGLIALVAVVLFIIDVTQSSDAVRRNFPVIGRFRHLFTELGEFFRQYFFAMDREEMPFNRAQRDWVDRAAKGKGNTIAFGSTKNLQPVGTPIFVNCPWPKLDHGETQAAPMRIGPTAKHPYDAPSYFNVSGMSYGSLSKPAVRALSLGAARAGCWINTGEGGLAPAHLEGGGDVVFQIGTAKYGVRTEDGELSDEKLREVASNPEVKMFELKLSQGAKPGKGGILPAAKVNEEIAEIRGIRAHEASISPNRHPEIDSVDDLITMIRHLRAVTGKPVGIKFVIGAYGWLEDFFDRLSKGEPDDAPDFMTIDSGDGGTGAAPMPLMDNVGLVIRESLPMVVDMRDKAGLKDRIRIIASGKMITPSDIAWALATGADFVNSARAFMFSIGCIQAMKCNTNKCPTGVTTHNRRLQRGLVPEDKAVKVEHFVENMRKEVNIIAHSCGVDSPRDLKRYHVRIVCPDGRSRPMDELHPGPALQS; the protein is encoded by the coding sequence ATGACCGACATCGGCAATGCCGCGGAATTCCTCGCGCTCGCCTTCATCTGGGTGATCGGATTGATCGCACTGGTCGCGGTGGTGCTCTTCATCATTGACGTTACCCAGTCGAGCGATGCGGTGCGGCGCAATTTCCCAGTGATCGGCCGGTTCCGACATCTCTTCACGGAACTCGGCGAATTCTTCCGGCAATATTTCTTCGCGATGGACCGCGAGGAAATGCCCTTCAACCGCGCCCAGCGCGACTGGGTCGACCGCGCTGCCAAGGGTAAGGGCAATACGATCGCGTTCGGCTCGACCAAGAATTTGCAGCCCGTCGGCACACCCATTTTCGTCAATTGTCCCTGGCCCAAGCTCGATCATGGCGAGACCCAGGCTGCGCCGATGCGGATCGGGCCGACGGCCAAGCATCCCTATGACGCGCCCAGCTACTTCAATGTCTCGGGCATGAGCTATGGCTCGCTGTCCAAGCCGGCGGTGCGGGCGCTGTCGCTTGGTGCTGCACGCGCGGGATGTTGGATAAATACTGGGGAAGGGGGCTTGGCGCCGGCGCATCTGGAGGGCGGCGGCGATGTCGTATTCCAGATCGGAACGGCCAAATATGGTGTGCGTACCGAAGATGGAGAGCTGTCGGACGAGAAGCTGCGCGAGGTCGCCTCGAACCCCGAAGTGAAGATGTTCGAGCTCAAATTGAGCCAGGGGGCAAAGCCGGGGAAGGGCGGGATCCTTCCCGCCGCCAAGGTCAATGAAGAGATTGCCGAAATCCGCGGCATCCGGGCCCACGAAGCCAGCATCTCGCCCAACCGGCACCCCGAGATCGACAGTGTCGACGACCTCATCACGATGATCCGGCACCTGCGCGCCGTCACTGGCAAGCCGGTCGGCATCAAGTTCGTGATTGGCGCCTATGGATGGCTGGAAGACTTTTTCGATCGCCTTTCCAAGGGCGAGCCTGACGATGCGCCCGATTTCATGACGATCGATTCTGGCGATGGCGGGACCGGCGCGGCGCCGATGCCGCTGATGGACAATGTCGGTCTGGTCATTCGCGAAAGCCTGCCGATGGTCGTCGATATGCGGGACAAGGCCGGCCTCAAGGATCGCATCCGCATCATCGCATCAGGCAAGATGATTACGCCGAGCGACATTGCCTGGGCGCTTGCGACGGGTGCCGATTTCGTCAATTCGGCGCGCGCCTTCATGTTCTCGATCGGCTGCATCCAGGCGATGAAGTGCAACACCAACAAATGCCCGACGGGCGTGACCACCCACAACAGGCGACTGCAACGCGGCCTCGTGCCAGAGGACAAGGCGGTGAAGGTCGAACATTTCGTCGAGAATATGCGCAAGGAAGTGAACATCATCGCGCATAGCTGCGGCGTCGACAGCCCACGCGACCTCAAGCGCTATCACGTCCGGATCGTCTGCCCCGATGGGCGTTCACGGCCGATGGACGAGCTTCATCCGGGGCCAGCGCTGCAGAGTTAG
- a CDS encoding TetR/AcrR family transcriptional regulator: MRKQPVQERSQKRLAELMATAERLIIEQGVADFSVRAVLRETGTSMAAYYEFFPTKAALLRSLVEKYGDQLNKVIARALIDRRQDTPEQRIDAGLDAIFAFYVDNPIALRLWPAIHYDNALSELDRRDTERNADLLLAFLEDIDASDQSRETARWMVMSSCTIMRHAARLDPPAREQLIEKQRMALKALVGITRP; this comes from the coding sequence ATGCGCAAGCAGCCGGTCCAGGAGCGCAGCCAGAAGCGGCTGGCCGAATTGATGGCGACTGCCGAACGGCTGATTATCGAGCAAGGTGTTGCAGATTTCTCGGTACGTGCCGTGTTGCGCGAAACCGGGACCAGCATGGCCGCTTATTACGAATTCTTCCCGACCAAGGCCGCGCTGCTACGAAGCCTGGTCGAGAAATATGGGGATCAGCTCAACAAGGTAATTGCGCGCGCGCTCATCGATCGCCGCCAAGATACGCCCGAGCAGCGCATCGATGCCGGGCTCGATGCCATCTTCGCCTTCTATGTCGATAATCCGATCGCGCTGCGCCTTTGGCCCGCTATCCATTACGACAACGCATTGAGCGAACTGGACCGCCGCGACACCGAGCGGAATGCCGACCTGCTTTTGGCTTTCCTCGAGGATATCGACGCCTCGGACCAAAGCCGCGAGACGGCGCGATGGATGGTCATGTCGAGCTGCACCATCATGCGCCATGCCGCGCGACTGGACCCGCCAGCGCGCGAGCAACTGATCGAAAAGCAGCGAATGGCGCTTAAGGCCCTGGTGGGGATTACACGGCCCTAA